One genomic segment of Primulina tabacum isolate GXHZ01 chromosome 9, ASM2559414v2, whole genome shotgun sequence includes these proteins:
- the LOC142556222 gene encoding uncharacterized protein LOC142556222 isoform X2: MAELSKLNTVSEIGVSEIQEPIEEDAGLIGPPPLIISGKFGDDDTEENILETEKKRGKKPRAKHRKNKDTINGIMTFEKKEKKGLVYSRMEMEELRFEDLHGQKKKWLEVYCGLCPSVALEYDDLVNSDNNLEPAISFDFDPRPQFQMAPTPPASMGENCCHLPDNSSERFDLLNPTHRPPVNDEISCSAAEEEYSPDYTSDEDYSSIQKPAFLVTGEPDFDSGPPQDGLEYLRRVRWEASQIPDVAIANIEKSELGKEQTIYMPQIPEIMDCPENFLPLKQWEDCFLAYFSELRLGFTQLDLQGSNAENSIEFQSVIFEYFNSFLSGYDSCPSEASSSPHTLEEPSTTSDGLALSSILEMDSAARTSKLKKRISLIENKMCEFTSCESER, translated from the exons ATGGCAGAATTAAGCAAGCTGAATACCGTGTCTGAGATTGGTGTTTCAGAAATTCAAGAACCGATTGAAGAAGATGCTGGGTTGATTGGACCTCCTCCCCTTATTATAAGTGGTAAATTCGGTGACGATGATACAGAGGAGAATATTCTGGAAACAGAGAAGAAAAGGGGGAAGAAGCCACGAGCGAAGCATAGGAAGAACAAGGACACAATTAACGGTATTATGACCTTTGAAAAGAAAGAGAAGAAGGGACTTGTCTATTCCAGGATGGAGATGGAAGAACTGAGGTTTGAGGATTTGCACGGCCAAAAGAAGAAGTGGCTTGAGGTTTATTGTGGGCTCTGTCCATCGGTGGCTCTGGAGTATGATGATCTGGTTAATTCCGATAATAATCTCGAGCCTGCCATTTCCTTTGATTTCGATCCTCGGCCACAGTTCCAAATGGCTCCTACCCCCCCTGCGTCTATGG GTGAAAACTGCTGCCATCTTCCAGACAATAGCAGTGAACGTTTTGATCTTTTAAACCCTACACACCGTCCCCCTGTCAATGATGAAATAAGCTGCTCAGCTGCAGAAGAAGAGTACAGCCCTGATTATACTAGTGATGAAGATTACAGTAGTATTCAGAAGCCTGCCTTTTTGGTAACGGGAGAACCTGATTTTGATTCTGGCCCTCCACAAGATGGACTGGAATACCTTAGGCGTGTAAG GTGGGAAGCTTCGCAAATTCCGGACGTGGCGATTGCCAATATTGAAAAAAGTGAACTTGGAAAAGAACAGACTATATATATGCCGCAAATTCCTGAAATTATGGATTGTCCTGAGAATTTCTTGCCACTCAAACAGTGGGAAGACTGCTTTCTTGCTTATTTTTCCGAACTTAGACTG GGTTTTACACAGCTCGACCTTCAGGGATCTAATGCAGAAAATTCTATTGAATTTCAGTCGGTTATATTTGAATATTTCAACAGTTTCTTATCTGGATATGATTCCTGCCCATCTGAAGCTTCTTCCTCCCCACATACACTGGAAGAACCCAGTACAACAAGTGACGGTCTTGCCTTATCTTCAATTTTAGAAATGGACTCAGCAGCTCGAACATCAAAGTTAAAAAAACGTATAAGTTTAATTGAGAAC AAAATGTGCGAGTTTACGAGCTGTGAAAGCGAACGCTGA
- the LOC142556222 gene encoding uncharacterized protein LOC142556222 isoform X1, with protein sequence MAELSKLNTVSEIGVSEIQEPIEEDAGLIGPPPLIISGKFGDDDTEENILETEKKRGKKPRAKHRKNKDTINGIMTFEKKEKKGLVYSRMEMEELRFEDLHGQKKKWLEVYCGLCPSVALEYDDLVNSDNNLEPAISFDFDPRPQFQMAPTPPASMGENCCHLPDNSSERFDLLNPTHRPPVNDEISCSAAEEEYSPDYTSDEDYSSIQKPAFLVTGEPDFDSGPPQDGLEYLRRVRWEASQIPDVAIANIEKSELGKEQTIYMPQIPEIMDCPENFLPLKQWEDCFLAYFSELRLGFTQLDLQGSNAENSIEFQSVIFEYFNSFLSGYDSCPSEASSSPHTLEEPSTTSDGLALSSILEMDSAARTSKLKKRISLIENVSTLSREDCLWLFALCVAVDSPLDADTSASLRSLLRKCASLRAVKANADDEVVMLNILATISGRYFGQSEK encoded by the exons ATGGCAGAATTAAGCAAGCTGAATACCGTGTCTGAGATTGGTGTTTCAGAAATTCAAGAACCGATTGAAGAAGATGCTGGGTTGATTGGACCTCCTCCCCTTATTATAAGTGGTAAATTCGGTGACGATGATACAGAGGAGAATATTCTGGAAACAGAGAAGAAAAGGGGGAAGAAGCCACGAGCGAAGCATAGGAAGAACAAGGACACAATTAACGGTATTATGACCTTTGAAAAGAAAGAGAAGAAGGGACTTGTCTATTCCAGGATGGAGATGGAAGAACTGAGGTTTGAGGATTTGCACGGCCAAAAGAAGAAGTGGCTTGAGGTTTATTGTGGGCTCTGTCCATCGGTGGCTCTGGAGTATGATGATCTGGTTAATTCCGATAATAATCTCGAGCCTGCCATTTCCTTTGATTTCGATCCTCGGCCACAGTTCCAAATGGCTCCTACCCCCCCTGCGTCTATGG GTGAAAACTGCTGCCATCTTCCAGACAATAGCAGTGAACGTTTTGATCTTTTAAACCCTACACACCGTCCCCCTGTCAATGATGAAATAAGCTGCTCAGCTGCAGAAGAAGAGTACAGCCCTGATTATACTAGTGATGAAGATTACAGTAGTATTCAGAAGCCTGCCTTTTTGGTAACGGGAGAACCTGATTTTGATTCTGGCCCTCCACAAGATGGACTGGAATACCTTAGGCGTGTAAG GTGGGAAGCTTCGCAAATTCCGGACGTGGCGATTGCCAATATTGAAAAAAGTGAACTTGGAAAAGAACAGACTATATATATGCCGCAAATTCCTGAAATTATGGATTGTCCTGAGAATTTCTTGCCACTCAAACAGTGGGAAGACTGCTTTCTTGCTTATTTTTCCGAACTTAGACTG GGTTTTACACAGCTCGACCTTCAGGGATCTAATGCAGAAAATTCTATTGAATTTCAGTCGGTTATATTTGAATATTTCAACAGTTTCTTATCTGGATATGATTCCTGCCCATCTGAAGCTTCTTCCTCCCCACATACACTGGAAGAACCCAGTACAACAAGTGACGGTCTTGCCTTATCTTCAATTTTAGAAATGGACTCAGCAGCTCGAACATCAAAGTTAAAAAAACGTATAAGTTTAATTGAGAACGTGAGCACGTTATCTCGCGAAGATTGTTTATGGCTCTTTGCTCTTTGTGTCGCTGTTGATAGTCCTCTTGATGCTGACACAAGTGCATCTCTTCGGTCTTTACTCAGAAAATGTGCGAGTTTACGAGCTGTGAAAGCGAACGCTGATGATGAAGTTGTCATGCTAAATATTCTTGCAACAATTTCCGGCAGGTACTTTGGACAGTCAGAGAAGTGA
- the LOC142556224 gene encoding PTI1-like tyrosine-protein kinase 3 produces the protein MRKWLCCRCHVEESYDSHENEHLKSPRTHADGNQRGLRASAPVKPEVQKSVPPIEVPELSIEELKEKTDNFGSKALIGEGSYGRVYFAQLDNGKEVAVKKLDVSSEPDSNNEFLTQVSMVSRLKNENLVELLGYCVDGNLRVLAYEFATMGSLHDILHGRKGVQGAQPGPVLDWMQRVRIAVDAARGLAYLHEKAHPSIIHRDIRSSNVLLFEDYKAKIADFNLSNQAPDMAARLHSTRVLGTFGYHAPEYAMTGQLTQKSDVYSFGVVLLELLTGRKPVDHTMPRGQQSLVTWATPRLSEDKVKQCVDPKLKGEYPPKGVAKLAAVAALCVQYEAEFRPNMSIVVKAMQPMLKSPAPAPEI, from the exons ATGCGTAAGTGGTTGTGTTGCAGGTGTCACGTCGAGGAATCATATGACTCACATGAAAATGAGCACCTTAAGAGCCCAAGGACTCATGCTGATG GAAATCAAAGAGGCTTGAGGGCATCAGCTCCTGTGAAGCCTGAAGTTCAGAAGTCTGTACCTCCTATTGAGGTTCCTGAACTGTCTATAGAGGAACTAAAAGAGAAAACTGACAATTTTGGATCAAAGGCCTTAATTGGTGAAGGATCTTATGGAAGAGTGTACTTTGCACAGTTAGACAATGGCAAGGAGGTTGCTGTAAAGAAGCTTGACGTGTCTTCTGAGCCCGATTCAAATAATGAGTTCTTGACTCAG GTTTCCATGGTGTCAAGATTGAAGAACGAAAATCTTGTTGAATTGCTTGGTTACTGTGTTGATGGCAATCTCCGTGTCTTGGCTTATGAATTCGCAACTATGGGATCTCTTCATGACATATTGCATG GGAGGAAAGGGGTACAGGGGGCGCAACCTGGTCCTGTACTTGACTGGATGCAACGAGTAAGAATTGCTGTTGATGCTGCAAGGGGACTGGCATATTTGCATGAGAAAGCACATCCTTCAATAATTCATAGAGATATCAGATCCAGCAATGTGCTTCTATTCGAAGACTACAAAGCCAAGATTGCAGATTTTAACCTTTCAAATCAGGCTCCTGACATGGCTGCTCGCCTTCATTCTACTAGAGTTCTTGGAACCTTTGGCTACCATGCACCAGA ATATGCAATGACAGGGCAGTTGACTCAAAAGAGCGACGTATATAGTTTTGGTGTTGTTCTGCTAGAGCTTCTGACTGGAAGGAAGCCTGTTGACCACACGATGCCTCGTGGACAGCAGAGTCTCGTTACTTGG GCCACTCCAAGATTGAGCGAAGACAAAGTGAAACAATGTGTTGATCCAAAACTCAAGGGCGAATATCCTCCAAAAGGAGTTGCAAAG CTTGCCGCTGTGGCAGCATTATGTGTGCAGTATGAAGCTGAGTTTCGACCAAATATGAGCATCGTAGTGAAGGCTATGCAGCCAATGTTGAAGTCGCCTGCCCCTGCTCCGGAGATTTAG
- the LOC142556225 gene encoding chitinase-like protein 1 — translation MMMGNRRIMVALLIPAMVVYCACMVSGDDEIKERKVGGKRMCDQGWECKGFSAYCCNQTISKFFQTYQFENIFSKRNYPVAHAVGFWDYRSFILSAATYQPLGFGTTGGKLMQMKELAAFLGHVGAKTSCGYGVATGGPLSWGLCYNKEMSPSQDYCDDFFKYEYPCSPGAQYYGRGAIPVYWNHNYGKIGNDIKVDLLNHPEYLEQNATIAFMSAMSMWMTPKKKGQPSAHDAFVGNWKPTKNDTMEKRVPGFGTTMNILYGDIICGQGEIDPMNVLISHYLYYLDLMGVGREEAGPHEVLSCGEQIAFNPSYKSSS, via the exons ATGATGATGGGTAACAGGAGAATTATGGTGGCACTGTTGATTCCGGCAATGGTGGTTTATTGTGCTTGCATGGTGAGTGGTGACGATGAGATCAAGGAGAGGAAAGTTGGTGGGAAGAGGATGTGTGATCAGGGATGGGAATGCAAGGGATTCTCAGCATACTGTTGCAATCAAACCATTTCCAAATTCTTTCAGACTTACCAGTTTGAGAATATCTTCTCCAAGAGGAATTATCCCGTTGCTCACGCGGTTGGCTTTTGGGACTATAGATCTTTCATCTTGTCTGCCGCCACTTATCAGCCTTTGGGGTTTGGAACCACTGGTGGCAAGCTCATGCAGATGAAGGAACTTGCCGCTTTTCTTGGCCATGTCGGCGCTAAAACTTCAT GTGGTTATGGAGTGGCCACGGGTGGACCGTTATCATGGGGGCTATGCTACAACAAGGAAATGAGTCCTAGTCAAGATTATTGTGACGACTTCTTCAAATACGAGTATCCGTGTTCTCCTGGAGCACAATACTATGGTCGGGGTGCCATTCCAGTCTACTG GAATCATAACTATGGCAAAATAGGTAACGATATCAAGGTAGATTTGTTGAACCATCCTGAGTACCTCGAACAAAATGCCACAATAGCCTTCATGTCTGCAATGTCGATGTGGATGACCCCGAAGAAAAAAGGGCAACCTTCAGCCCACGACGCATTTGTAGGAAACTGGAAACCCACAAAAAATGACACCATGGAGAAACGAGTTCCAGGGTTTGGCACAACGATGAATATTTTGTATGGTGATATTATTTGTGGTCAAGGTGAGATTGATCCAATGAATGTATTGATATCTCATTACCTATATTACCTCGACTTGATGGGAGTTGGGCGTGAGGAGGCAGGACCCCATGAAGTGCTTTCTTGTGGCGAGCAGATTGCTTTCAACCCATCCTATAAGTCGTCCTCTTGA
- the LOC142556221 gene encoding LOW QUALITY PROTEIN: 2-isopropylmalate synthase A-like (The sequence of the model RefSeq protein was modified relative to this genomic sequence to represent the inferred CDS: deleted 1 base in 1 codon), translating to MAAAVSSSSSSICWPSRITHAIPKTSTPFHSLYFCKHRDASAAAVIRCSVRRPEYVPNRILDPRYVRVFDTTLRDGEQSPGATMTTEEKLDIARQLARLGVDIIEAGFPASSEADFEAVKKIALEVGNDDSSDYVPVICGLARCNKRDIDKSWEAVKYAKKPRIHAFIATSEIHMKEKLKMTPEQVIDKARSMVTYARSLGCNDVEFSPEDAGRSDREFLYQILGEVIKAGATTLNIPDTVGFNLPGEFGQMIADIKANTPGIENVIISTHCQNDLGLSTANTVEGVRAGARQVEVTINGIGERAGNASLEEVVMILKCRGEEALDGLYTGINTRHIVMASKMVEEYSGLRVQPHKAIVGANAFAHESGIHQDGMLKNKNTYEIMSPEDIGLLRSNESGIVLGKLSGRHALKAKMLELGYDIDGKELDDLFSRFKSVAGNKKLITDDDLIALVSDEVFQPLVIWKFEDVQVTCGTLGLSTATIKLTDASGTELIACSVGTGPVDAAYKAVDLIVKVPVKLLEYSMSSVTEGIDAIATTRVLIQGVDSVPATHASTGQTVNRAFSGTGADMDIVISSVRAYVGALNKLLGVKNRLKVDDVNENKALEVHVK from the exons ATGGCGGCTGCtgtttcttcttcttcctcCTCCATTTGCTGGCCGTCACGAATAACGCATGCAATCCCTAAAACCTCAACCCCCTTCCATTCCTTATACTTCTGTAAACACAGGGATGCTTCCGCTGCCGCCGTCATTCGCTGCTCGGTCCGTCGCCCCGAGTACGTCCCCAATCGTATCTTGGACCCTAGGTACGTGCGCGTATTCGACACCACTCTTCGCGACGGCGAGCAGTCCCCCGGAGCCACCATGACCACCGAGGAGAAGCTGGACATCGCACGCCAGCTTGCTAGGCTTGGTGTCGACATCATTGAAGCTGGATTCCCAGCCTCTTCCGAGGCGGATTTCGAGGCCGTTAAAAAAATTGCCCTCGAGGTAGGGAACGACGATAGTTCAGATTACGTTCCGGTTATCTGTGGATTGGCGAGGTGTAACAAGAGGGACATTGACAAATCGTGGGAAGCCGTGAAATATGCGAAGAAGCCTAGGATTCACGCTTTTATTGCTACTAGTGAGATTCACATGAAAGAAAAGTTGAAAATGACACCAGAACAGGTGATTGATAAAGCTAGGAGTATGGTCACTTATGCCAGAAGTTTGGGATGTAATGATGTCGAATTCAGTCCTGAGGATGCTGGAAG ATCAGACAGGGAGTTTCTTTATCAGATTCTGGGAGAAGTTATTAAGGCGGGAGCGACAACCCTTAACATTCCTGATACAGTTGGCTTCAATTTGCCGGGCGAATTTGGGCAAATGATCGCTGATATAAAAGCGAATACCCCTGGAATTGAAAATGTAATAATTTCCACACACTGTCAGAATGACCTTGGACTTTCAACAGCTAACACTGTAGAG GGGGTACGTGCTGGTGCAAGGCAAGTTGAGGTCACTATTAATGGAATCGGGGAAAGAGCTGGTAATGCTTCATTAGAGGAG GTAGTAATGATCTTGAAGTGCCGTGGAGAGGAAGCATTGGATGGTCTTTATACAGGGATTAATACTCGGCATATTGTCATGGCGAGCAAGATG GTAGAAGAATATAGTGGGCTGCGTGTTCAACCGCACAAAGCGATTGTTGGAGCTAATGCTTTTGCTCATGAAAGTGGCATCCATCAG GATGGAatgcttaaaaataaaaatacatatgaaATTATGTCTCCTGAAGATATTGGACTTCTTCGCTCTAATGAATCGGGTATAGTGCTGGGAAAACTCAG TGGACGCCATGCTTTGAAAGCCAAAATGTTGGAG CTTGGATATGATATTGATGGCAAGGAACTTGATGATCTATTCTCACGTTTCAAATCTGTTGCTGGAAATAAAAAG CTTATCACCGATGATGACCTAATTGCTCTAGTTTCCGATGAAGTTTTCCAACCACTAGTGATTTGGAAGTTTGAAGATGTACAG GTTACATGCGGTACTCTTGGCCTTTCGACTGCAACAATTAAACTTACTGATGCTAGCGGAACTGAGCTCATTGCTTGTTCAGTTGGGACTGGACCTGTTGATGCAGCTTATAAGGCC GTTGATCTCATTGTTAAG GTTCCTGTCAAACTTCTAGAGTATTCCATGAGTTCAGTCACAGAAGGTATAGATGCTATTGCAACGACAAGGGTTCTAATTCAAGGAGTAGATAGTGTGCCTGCAACCCATGCTTCGACTGGACAAACTGTTAACCGTGCATTCAG TGGAACTGGAGCAGATATGGATATCGTGATCTCTAGTGTTCGAGCCTATGTTGGTGCACTGAACAAGTTGCTTGGGGTAAAAAATCGTTTGAAAGTAGATGATGTCAATGAAAACAAGGCGTTGGAAGTACatgtaaaatga
- the LOC142556226 gene encoding chitinase-like protein 1, translating to MGNRGFAAILVALMVVHCACMVSAEDEIIVKKIGGKRVCRQGWECEGFSEHCCNETISKFFQTYQFENLFSKRNSPVAHAVGFWDYKSFILASSVYQPLGFGTTGGKLMQMKEVAAFLGHVGAKTSCGYGVATGGPLAWGLCYNKEMSPSQDYCDEFFKYEYPCAPGAQYHGRGAIPVYWNYNYGKLGKDIKVDLLNHPEYLEQNATTAFMAAMSMWMTSKKKGQPSAHDVFVGNWKPTKNDTMEKRVPGFGATMNILYGDLVCGQGEIDPMNVCISHYQYYLDLMGVGREEAGPHEVLSCGEQIAFNPTYKSSS from the exons ATGGGTAACAGAGGGTTTGCAGCGATCTTGGTTGCGTTGATGGTGGTTCATTGTGCTTGCATGGTGAGTGCGGAAGATGAGATTATAGTGAAGAAGATCGGCGGGAAGAGAGTGTGCCGCCAGGGATGGGAATGTGAGGGGTTCTCGGAGCATTGTTGCAATGAAACCATTTCCAAGTTCTTCCAGACCTACCAGTTCGAGAATCTCTTCTCCAAGAGGAATTCTCCCGTCGCCCACGCAGTTGGGTTCTGGGACTACAAATCTTTCATCCTGGCTTCCTCCGTTTATCAGCCGTTAGGGTTTGGCACCACTGGTGGGAAGCTTATGCAAATGAAGGAAGTCGCTGCTTTTCTTGGCCACGTCGGCGCTAAGACTTCCT GTGGTTATGGAGTGGCCACGGGTGGACCACTGGCCTGGGGCCTATGCTACAACAAGGAAATGAGTCCTAGTCAAGATTACTGTGACGAGTTCTTTAAATATGAGTATCCGTGTGCTCCTGGAGCACAATACCATGGTCGTGGTGCTATTCCAGTCTACTG GAACTATAATTATGGAAAGCTAGGTAAGGATATCAAGGTAGATTTGTTGAACCATCCTGAATACCTCGAACAAAATGCTACAACAGCCTTCATGGCTGCGATGTCAATGTGGATGACCTCGAAGAAAAAGGGACAACCTTCAGCACACGATGTCTTTGTCGGAAACTGGAAACCAACCAAAAATGACACAATGGAGAAACGAGTTCCTGGGTTTGGCGCAACGATGAACATTTTGTACGGTGATCTTGTCTGTGGGCAAGGTGAGATTGATCCGATGAATGTTTGCATATCTCACTACCAATATTACCTCGACTTGATGGGAGTTGGACGAGAGGAGGCAGGCCCCCACGAAGTACTTTCTTGTGGCGAGCAGATCGCCTTTAACCCAACCTACAAGTCATCTTCTTGA